The genomic stretch TTGCCCTATTTCGTTCAGCTTGACTGAATTCGGCTTTTGAACGAGTTAGTCACGGCCGCGTCACGCTGACCGGTGCAAGAAGATATAAGAATGGGCTTGGGAATGATCATGTTGGTCCTCGAACCAACAAGCACATCCAGATAACATTCACTAGAAGATCAAAACAACTACATCACTTTCTTTATCAGTCATCTATCTATTAGAACTTTGATACTCGCAACCATTTACAAAATGAGACTCCCTCTTGTTGTAGTCATGGCTTCAGTTGCCGGTAGGTTCACCTCTACATCTGCCCTGATATGTTGCATATAGGCATTTGAGTTTAAGGAATAGCAACTAACACCATTCTCAGATGCCAACGGCACCAACTCATCTGCTGGCCAATCTTCCGGGTCCGGAGGATCTGGGTCTGGAAACACTTCGGGCAGCACACCCTCCGGCTCGGGTGGTAGCAGCGGCGGATCTTCTGGATCTCAGAAGAAGTAGCCCAACGAGGCCTCACGACTTTTTACTTCTACGCCAAACGCAAAACTACATGTGCAGTTCCATGTTTGGATTGTATTCTTTGATTAGAATTTTTTTGGAACAGGGCAACCAAAGGGTTATAGACGCCAATCTTGTAGAACACAGTGTACTTTTATAGACTAGATTAGACCGCAATGTTTCATGACGTTTActtcgctctcgctctcgctcttcccTGAATCGGAGATCGCCGTATCGCAATGTGACTCGATGTCTCGAATCAATGTCTCGAAAGGGTTGTGCGTTGTGGCTGCAGAGACGTGCAACGAATGCGTATGTGTCTACGTGCACATCCCAAATCGAAGATCCTTTGGCTCGCCCCAAAGTCTCGCAACGGCTCTCCCCATTGGCTAATTTGGCCTTGGCTTAAATCTTAGCTCTCTATTACCGCCCGGCCACTTATATCCGAGAACAGTCTGTCGGGGCCGCGAAGGAACACGCACAGGGACTGACTCAGGTTTTACCACCCGCTCTTTTGTCGAATCCCAAGACCCCAATTTATGAACTGAATTTCCCGTTTTGGGGAAATGAGACGCTGGAGAGCTGTAAGCTACAGGTAAGACTTGCTGCAGTGTTGCATCGCAACCAAAACACATGGCTTCTTTCTTGTCGGTTCAGGAAGGTGTTCTACTTGCTGTTTCTCCTCTTATTGTTCCTGttgttattaataaagcGCGCTGCGCATCGTGCAAGGCACGTCCAGAGTCTGCCTGGCATCTCGATACCATCGGGGCTAAGCGGCGTGTGGTTGTTCATATTGTTCATATTTAGAATACAACGCACGATCTAGCAGCGTCATGTAGGCGCGCCGCAGCGCTGGTTTATGCCCAGCCGCGATTCCCGTGACCAAATCGTGGGAAGTATGCCTTGATGCCAGGGGTAATCCTTCCTGAGATCCTCCTGTATTCTGCGCCTCGTCCGAAGCGCTTATTGGGCCAACCGCGAAACCGACATGGATCTGGCATTCGCCACACTGCTTTAGCTGGAATGGCCCTGGCCAGCAACTGCCGCGGCGTATCTTACGGCAGTCATTGCGTGTCCAGCAACTTAATTTATACCTTTAGAGTTAGGATACTGTCGTCGCCGATAGAACAAACGAACCAGGCGTGGAGTTGTTAGCCGATTTGCCCTCCCATCATCTGACTGCCGCCATTCCTTTGGTCTCCGGAACCTTCCCTGTCCAGCAAAGACCTCGTTGATGATCATCTCCCGTGCCGCCGATTGGCCAGCCTTATGGTTATCCCAATAGCCCCAATGGGCCCCAACAGCCCCCCTGGCACCAGGACTTGGCTTCCTgctctgctgatgctgcttcgAAACTAGTTCATGGCCCCAAGGACTTTTGCTCGGATTGGACAGCTTGGCTTCGCCATTGACTATTCCTAGCAGTCGTCCAAGCCGCACCCGCTGCCCTGGGATTCGTTGCGGCAGCCTCGCTAATCCAGATCAAGTACACAACCTTGCAGGATCGCCACGCACGCAAATAAAGGCAAAATGGGCCGCCAAGATTGGACGAATcggccgctggagctgcgacCTGGTAGCGCGTAGGTGTTTATAGCCTTTGCACGAGCGCCTCGTAGAGCCATAAACGATCCGTTTCGAGCCAGAGCGATGGCATCCCGGGTCTCGGCTACGCACACGATGACCGAGGTGTGGCTTGTGGCATTGAGATGCTGCACGCTGGTGTGCCCGCCCCCAATCTTGAGGGGTCTATCACGCAGATTCCTTCGAGACCCTTGTCGGTTGAGATGTGTTTAAATAATGGAACGTCTGTCTTGCTTTTGATGTTCCATGGATGAGAAACCTGCACACGCACGAATTTCTGTCTATTACATGACGCCAATCCACCATCTACAAAATGGCAATGTCAGCGTCCAACTCGGAACGAGCTTCCGGCAATCGAAATGTATTAAGGCTTTCTATTCACAACGAAGAGGGGATTGAGGAAAGGGTTAGAATCGATACCATCATCGATGCGGAAGCGGCTGCAAAAGAAAGACGCAGAGCTCAAAACAGAATTGCTCAGCGGAAACATAGTGAGTAGGCCGAATAGTAAAGACCATCGTCCAAGAGAGCTACGTAAACATTGACCAGCCATTTCAACATGCAGGGCGCCGaaaggccgagaagaagctatCTGCCATGTCCCAGTCACCCGATCTTCGAGTGCCGTCCCACCCTGGGCCTTGTTGTTCTTGTGTCGTAGGGCGTTCAGGAGATATGGGCACAGAGGATTACAGCCAGAGTTTCATGTCCATCACATCGCCAAACTCGTCGTATGGCCCTCTCACGCCCTCGGCTTTTTCTGATTATGAGGGCCATTCCAGCTTGTCCGCCAGGGAGGTAATCGGCAACGAGCTCCCCAACCAGTGGTCTCCATTTTGGTCAGCGACTTCTCCGTTATTCGACACCGACGCTAATATCCTGCCGCCCGGAGACGCTCTTGCTAGCCGTAGCCACAGCCCCATCCCGAGTTCATCATCACTGGATATCCAGCCTTTTCAGGATTCGCAGTCTTCAGCAACAGCCCTGCCGTACGACGGATCATCGGACCTTTTGAGGAGACAAAAGAGCAATTCTCTATCCCCAGAGGGACCTATTGGCGGCCAATTTCCTCTGCATTTAGCCGCAAGGGGTGGGTATATAGGAACCATAAGCCTCCTGATTAGCAGAGGAGCTAGGCTAGACATTAAAGACACATATGGGCGAACTGCGCTGCACtatgctgctgaggctggtcAATTCGAGGCCGTGAGCATGCTGCTCTCCCTGGGAGCGAACCCGTTTCTGGCGGACGGCGAGGGATGTAGTAGCTTGCACGTAGCTGCTAGTAAGGGGCGAGAAGACATAGTTCGGGTGTTGATGGAGCGAGGGATGGATCCAAATCTTGGAGTCGGCAGTGACATTGAGGCATCCTGatgattttctcttctttttttggaatGTATATTTCTATTAGATACCAATTATAGCTCCGTCAAGAGCAAGGAGTTGATGTTCAATTTCTTTACTTCTTTCACCAATATTATCATCTGTTTTTCAAAAgatcttttgttttgtttagtTGGTGACCGAATAATCATTACCTAAGATATTGAATTGgtgtgtacatgtacatttcGAGTTTGATTAATAGATTTTGAATTGACTTATCCTCGTCCATTGAGATAAAACAGGATtgacttgttcttttcctccaCTCTTGAA from Trichoderma atroviride chromosome 3, complete sequence encodes the following:
- a CDS encoding uncharacterized protein (EggNog:ENOG41), with protein sequence MAMSASNSERASGNRNVLRLSIHNEEGIEERVRIDTIIDAEAAAKERRRAQNRIAQRKHRRRKAEKKLSAMSQSPDLRVPSHPGPCCSCVVGRSGDMGTEDYSQSFMSITSPNSSYGPLTPSAFSDYEGHSSLSAREVIGNELPNQWSPFWSATSPLFDTDANILPPGDALASRSHSPIPSSSSLDIQPFQDSQSSATALPYDGSSDLLRRQKSNSLSPEGPIGGQFPLHLAARGGYIGTISLLISRGARLDIKDTYGRTALHYAAEAGQFEAVSMLLSLGANPFLADGEGCSSLHVAASKGREDIVRVLMERGMDPNLGVGSDIEAS